The window TCCTGGACATACCCAGGACCTTATTTCAGGCTCTGCTTATGTGGAACTAGACCTAAGCAAAGTGGTATCTATGTCTATGGGGCAATCACTCAGACTTCACTCCGAGTGTTCTTTTTGTGGTTAATAAACCACTAAGAGCACCTGTCTGCATTTCTCCTCCAGATTCCCTTTATTTAAGCCCTCCTTACTGACCTGCCAAATACCTCTCATAACATCATTCCCTCTTCTCTCCTAGTTGCCTCAGAGTCACTGCAAGAAGTCCCAGGGTTCCTGTGTGCATCAATTCTCACATGCAGTCTGAATAAATACTGGCAAAAGCATctgcaagtattttttaaagtaccatAATTCACTTGAAAGTGCCAATTACTAATTCATAGTTCTCTTTTTCAgaacttatttttcctttcaatagGTACAAATAGTACAACTATTATTATCCAAATATTATCAATTTGGAGATCCAAGAAATATTTGAATGTAAAAAGGGGTTTTCATACACAGACAATTTGGACACGCCAGCTCCAGGTGACAGAAATAGTGTGGAAGACGGTGTGAGAGTAGACCTAACTTTAGGAACCTCAGTTAAATCTGTTTTGAGCCCTATCCGGGGCCCTGAAAGACTCCCATTGACAATTCCAAAGCCTTCTTAAGAGGTCTAGACCCAGGATCCTAAACTAAATTGAATGCCACAAACAAACTATAAGAACTACTGGAATCTGTTCCCCAAATAAAGCAGTCTGCAGAAGTAGAAGATTTTGCATTAGGTTCTTTTGGCTGTTTTGCCAACTTCGTTTCTATAGTCACTCCACATGTGTTCATTCTTTTCTAGCATAAAATCCCAATATATTTGCTATTGGTGGCAGATTGGACTTTCTGTACATCCCTAATCTGTAAAATTAGATACTGCTACTGACTTCGGAGGGTTATTTGGAGGCTTATGTGAGACAAAAATCCGTGAAAGTtgtttgataaatattaattGCTACTGAAGTGGCACACCTGTCCTTTTTGCCAGATACCACATTTTTATATCATCAACCCAGTTCCCCATTTCTACAGTTTTCCTAATTTGTCCCAAAGCAATAGTATCATAAAGCTTTGAGCTCTTTTGCCCAATTCCACTCCTTTCCTGTTGAGATCTCATAGCCACCAATGATATCTGATCATGAACCGTTAATATGGAGATCATTTTCTTTGCTTCATCTGTTACAAGAAGAagctatgtatatttataaataatcagAGAGTTGGCATGAATGAACCTGATGAAAGCAGTTTATGAAATTATTGGTTCTTTCCTGTCCTTTGAGCCACACATTGATTCAGTTACAAGCCCTATTGATTTCCCTCAAATGTTTCTCACATGTGTCCCTCCCCTCTGGGCCAATTGCCACCCCTCTAGATCAATCCCAATTATCTCTGTTACATCAGCAGCCTAGctggtttttcttcctcttttttgccAAATTCAAATCCATCTTCACACCACTCACAGGTCAATATACCAAATCCCAGtgcagggtatttttttttttttcaacaaggaAGCAAAGTCACCAGAAAGacctgaaaagggaaaaaaatggttagtggtttaaaaaaaaaaaagaatcacttccTTAAGAGGCCAGTTGCTAAGGAACTTTAGAGTCTAAGAACAGGAGAGATaagtgagaatcacttgagaggCTCTTAAAAGTGATACATTCAAATACTGTTTTGTAATGTGTTCTCACTTTACCTACACAATGTAATTTTTCATAATCAACCTGAGTCTAATCAAGGACTGTCTCCCCCCTGTCTCACTTACAGTTATATTTCAGTTATTATGATTGTCTATCACCTGCAACTAAACCCTGAGCTCCTGAAGGGTTGGTGCAGCACCTCATCCATTTCTGTATTTCCAGCAACTAGCACAGGGCCTGACATATGCTAAGTGCTTAAAGAATGAATGGATACAGATAAATATCACATGAAAGActcagaaatttttaaagaagtggTAAACAACTCATGGAAAGTATTCAGTGAGAAGTAAGTTTGGAGTTGGGTCTTGACAGGCAATTAGAAGCTTACCaaataaagggaagaaaaatctGGGTAAAGAGAACAGTGTTCAAAAGCTAATTTGTTTCCTAGCCTCCAGGAGAGAATCTTTGGATCTAAAGATGGTGTACTTCCAATCCTTAATGCCACAGGGCAAGGACAGGCAGCATGAACTGCCCTCTGCAGAATGATGACCATATTTAAATActtctatctcaaaaagaaaaccagattCTTATACTAGATAGAGTTCCTGCCTATAAGCAAAAGGCCCTAAACTTCCTGAAATCCAAGGTGGTATGGCTCTAAGCTTGAGCTGCCTAGATTTGTCAATATGGATTTCTAAGACacatctgtaaaaaaataaaaaataaaaaataaaccacatgcatatatatacacactcacaaTGTGCTTAttcaaacaattaaaaatcaaCTAAATAAACCAGCTTCCtcaaatattatttcaacttGAAGCAAAAACTTTTCCCAGGCTCCCCAAACGCTAGCTTGGAATTGAGTAAATGAGCCTCACACATAATGAGACCTCCAGGTACCTGATACCTGCATCCTCCCAGCCCCAGGGGGGTGGCTCTCAGAATGTCTTCAGGGAGTGAcccccagaagcccagctgccTGATCCTGGGAGAGCATCTCCTCTGGCTTCAAAGACTTTTCCACACAGAGGGGTTATCAAGAATGCCTATGCCTCTCAAACCTGACTATATTCCTACTAGGGTGTGTTTATTCCCTGCCTGCTCAGCCTCAGGTCCTGCCGTAGGCACTCTTGGTCACCTTGCTCACCTTGGTCACCCTGTGACTATCCATTGTGGCCAAGGGAGCCTGATATTTCAACCTTtactcctcagcctcctccagccCAGCTTTCCCGTTGTGCCTCAGTGCTAAGCAGAGTCATGTGAGTGGTCTTTAGAAGGACTGAAATGGGGCTCATTACATATGAGCTGACTTTAATTTATTGTAGTATTTCAGCTCCTATCACAGCTGGACAGGTCTTCATAAGCTATATTTGCTCTTCCTTCCGTTTCCTTTGAAGAATTATAGACTTTTAAGAGTGGGGAGGATGCTAACCAAATCATAATAGCCGTTCTTCTACCTCAAGACAGACAAGTTTCAGCCAGATAAGATGATATTTTAGCCACGTGTTTCTCAATAGGAACTCTATTGGTATTTGGAATAAGACAATTCTTCCTTGGGCAGAATCACCACAAGTTTTGCAGGACATTTCACATCATGAATGGCCAAGAGCTTCTGTGCTCATTATTTTAACAGTTAAAAGCTCAGCCAAGCATTTCTGATTTCACCATAGTGGCACCATACGATTCCGTGGCTGGACTACTACATAGTTTTTGCTCAGAAGCCTCACAGAAGACAAATGTCTTTAGACATATATTTTAGTATcaaatgattttctttattggaaaatattctcTATTGcagctttactttctttttagcATTCTTAGTGTAAATGATTAACAGCTGGTCATCAACttcttttaaatagatttttatgaACTTGAAGAAAGTCTCCATGCATACTAACCTTCATCACTGATGTGATTTACTTTATGCAAAACTTCTCTTTCTGAATATGCATAAGCAAAtcagaatataatttaaataccCTACAGAAGCTTACTgtttaaagagataaaaatgtgaaatattacataaattgaACTGATCCCCTTCCTTCAACAAAATGATGTATCTTTGGTGTAGCTGTTTTTTTATATTCAGGGTCTGCTTTTGCTTTAAGTGAGGGACACTTAAATTTGCTGTATCTTTCCTGATACAATTGTTTATCTCTGCAGAGTGGGTGTAGGCTTACTCACAAAGTTGTATTGGCTATAAATTTGCCTTCTAGTTTAGGGAAGGTAAAGATGTAGCATAGTTTACAACATACGTGAATCAGTGCTCTGAACTGTCAGCAGACTTCCATCACTCAGACAGAAGTGGGGAGAGGCTGGTGGTTGtctaagattttcctttttcttcttgaagaCAAGATGAACCTTTCTATTTTGCTTCTACTTCTTAAAGGATGTGCAAGGGGGATGATTCATAGTCTTGAAAGAAAAGACATCACTAGTCCATCCCTAAACTAATTATTTTCAAGCACACAATCCATGCATAATTTGGAGCTAGTGAAATATGAAAagatataaaaagtattataaagtTGCTAAGTGTTTGTGTGAGGTGAGGCAGCAATAATGGGgtaaaaataatccaaataaaCATGAGAACCTCCGAGTGTAATATGGTTTTATGAAGGCTTGAAAATGTGCCCTCATCTCTGAAGAGTAGGAAAGAaataagaggagaaaagaggagcCGTTCCAGATGTCAGGGAGGAAGAGTAGAAATGAAGTACGAGCATGTATGGTTATACAGTGAAAAAGTGAGACTATATGATTCTGTGATGCATGGAAAATTATAACAGATGGTCacagagtaaaaatattttaagtaaagatAAGTAAACCCAGGGATTAACTTAATCCACTAGGAAATATATCACCAGATTTGTAACTGAGAACTATTGAACTTCAATCAATTTCAGAAATGTGCTTCTACTGCTTTACTGAGACTATGTGACTTTTATGCTTTTATGTTTCAGATTTGGGGACCAATCAATGAAAAGAGAGAACTTTACTCTCATCACTGACTTTGTTTTCCAAGGTTTCTCCAGCTTCCGTGAGCAGCAGATCACCCTTTTTGGCGTGTTCCTTGCACTATACATCTTAACCCTAGCAGGCAATATCATCATTGTGACCATCATCCGAATTGATCATCATCTTCACAcacccatgtacttcttcctgaGCATGCTGTCCACTTCAGAGACTGTATATACATTGATCTTTCTCCCAAGGATGCTCTCCAGCCTCGTAGGTATGAGCCAGCCCATATCATTGGCAGGGTGTGCCACACAGATGTTCTTTTTTGTAACCTTTGGCATCACTAACTGCTTCCTGCTCACAGCAATGGGATATGACCGCTATGTGGCCATCTGCAACCCCCTGAGATACATGGTTATTATGAACAAGAGGCTGCGTATCCAGCTTGTCCTGGGGGCCTGCAACATTGGGCTGATTGTAGCAATAACACAAGTGACATCTGTATTCAGGTTACCCTTCTGTGCTAGAAAGGTGCCCCACTTCTTCTGTGACATCCGACCTGTGATGAAGCTCTCCTGCATTGACACCACTGTCAATGAAATCCTAGCTTTGATTATCAGTGTGCTGGTGCTTGTTGTACCTATGGGTCTGGTTTTCATTTCTTATGTTCTCATTATCTCTACAATCCTCAAGATTGCTTCAGTTGAGGGCCAGAAAAAAGCTTTTGCCACCTGTGCCTCCCACCTCACTGTGGTCATTGTCCACTATGGCTGTGCTTCCATTGCCTACCTCAAGCCCAAGTCAGAGAACACCAGGGATCATGACCAGCTGATCTCAGTGACCTACACTGTCATCACTCCCCTACTGAACCCTGTGGTATACACCCTGAGAAACAAAGAGGTCAAAGATGCTCTGTGCAGGGCTGTTGGTGGGAAGTTTTCCTGACCATTTAGGAAGAGTTCTCCTGAGGCTGTCAACATCCACACTAGGCAGGAATATGAGGTGTAAACTCACAAACCCTTGGCTCCTAGAGACCTGCCCCTTAAATAAGAGGCAAAAGAGGAATAGCAGTTTCATACAACTGGGAGTCTGAAGCTTTAAATAAAGTTACTGGATGGAGTTTTATCCCTGTTTTGGgggataaatagaaaaacaaagataagatATGCCTAAATAAAAGGTCAGAAAGTAGTGTGGGCTGAGAAATTTTTTTACGgaccttttggtttctttgtgaATCTCCACCTAATGAAGGCAATAGAAAGCCCCTTGAGAAAATAGAATCCAAGACACACTTAAAATCTGTTTCCTACAATCCCTTTCTTCCTATACTAGAGCACCAGGGCTTCTAAAACTGGATTCCCTATTGGAGTATGTTTATGACATGTCAAGTAATAAGTTACCgtgtggggaaggagagaggcctcaggattAGATAGCCCAGGAGAAATAGATGTTCTCTCCTGGATGTGTTAATTTATCCCAGATTCTAGCAAAACTGCTTATTAAAGATGGTGAGCATACACAGTTTAATTAGAGATGCTGGCACTTCTACAGTCATCATGACAGTGTTTTGAGGGCACAATCTGAGATACTCCTGGATCCTTTCAAATTTGGTTAAATCAGAAAACACATACTGGGCAAGAGCTATGAACTAGCCTCTGTGCTAGGTCCTggagaaataaagattaaaaaagctTTCTTGTCTGGCTTCAGGAAGCTACAAGCCTAGTGGTAAAAACAAGCATTTGACAGTATGGTTTCAGTTCTTTATGATGAGTGGCATTTACAAACAATTAAAGAagaactcagaaaaataaagaaagggaaagtggaagagagagaaactGTTGGAGATTGTTAGGGAAGTCTTTAAAGAGGAGGGGACCTGTGATgtaaactgtttttaaaacacaAGAGATTGTCTGAATGATGAGAAAGAATTCCAAAGAGAAGAAACAACGTAGCTACAGGTATGAAAGCAAAAGGACCCATCAGGGAACGAAAAATGATTCAGTTGTGCTGACTCCAGGACATGGAGGAGGTGGGGATTGAAGGAGATAAAACCAGAAGGGTAGGTTGGGGTCATATTCTAAGGCCTCATATGCCAAATTAAGGAATTTcagctttaactttttttttctaaaatggagtcttgctctgttgcccaggcttagtgcagtggcacaatctcagctctctgcaacctccgcctcctgggttcaagtgattctcctgtctcagcctcccgagtagctggaattacaggcatgcatcatcaaatccggctaatttttgtatttttactagagacaaggtttctccttgttggccaggctggtctcaaactcctgacctcaggtgatctgcccaccttggcctcccaaagtgctgggattacaggcatgaaccactgcacctggccagtttttacTTTTAAGCATGGGAACTATCCAGGACTTAGGAGAACTAGGATTCAGTTTGTGAAGCATCTATATGAATTCTTAACATCTTTATCATACTTAGCTCCCCTGAGATATCTAAAAAGCCGTATGGGGGGAGGGGGACTTTGGACTCCAGGCCAAAAAAACTCAtgagtaaaaagaaaatgtgactaAGGTATTGGGGAGAATACACAGAAATAATTATGTACTTAAGATGAAGCTGAATCAGACAGTCATAGAGAACATGGAGAGGAAGCTGTCCAAGAACTGTCATGTAGATTTGGGGTTTGAGATACAGATGAGCACCAAGGGAAGAATAAGGATTTGCTGTTAAATCAGTGACTAGACTGGGCCTCAGACCTGGTGGCAGTATGATCTCAGGGCACACTTTCTACTAGGCTGAAAGGGTGGACTCTTTAATCAGAAAAGCCttcgaacaaacaaacaaacaaacaaacgaacaaacaaacaaacaaaaacagcagaGATCCAAAGGAAACATGTATCTGCATTCCAGACCGTAATAGAACTACTAGGGCATTTTTCAGGATTAACAAAGTcaatggcaaaaataaaaccatatctAAAGTTCTCTAAGAACATTATAAGGTGGCTAAAAGTAACGAAGAAAAGTTGTTaactgacaagaaaaaaaatgaaaaattaaaagcaaaacattGCTGGTAAAGATTTTGACAGGCATTAAGTAAACATTCATGAAATGTTTACcagtcattcaataaacattcataaagtctttactatgtgccagatactatgcTAGAcataaaaaaatcttgaaataagCCCTGTACTATCCCTTAAACAGTTTCCAGTCTTGA of the Symphalangus syndactylus isolate Jambi chromosome 12, NHGRI_mSymSyn1-v2.1_pri, whole genome shotgun sequence genome contains:
- the OR10J1 gene encoding olfactory receptor 10J1 encodes the protein MLLCFRFGDQSMKRENFTLITDFVFQGFSSFREQQITLFGVFLALYILTLAGNIIIVTIIRIDHHLHTPMYFFLSMLSTSETVYTLIFLPRMLSSLVGMSQPISLAGCATQMFFFVTFGITNCFLLTAMGYDRYVAICNPLRYMVIMNKRLRIQLVLGACNIGLIVAITQVTSVFRLPFCARKVPHFFCDIRPVMKLSCIDTTVNEILALIISVLVLVVPMGLVFISYVLIISTILKIASVEGQKKAFATCASHLTVVIVHYGCASIAYLKPKSENTRDHDQLISVTYTVITPLLNPVVYTLRNKEVKDALCRAVGGKFS